One window from the genome of Rhodopseudomonas sp. P2A-2r encodes:
- a CDS encoding xanthine dehydrogenase family protein molybdopterin-binding subunit, with amino-acid sequence MTHMPSLSRRSFVIGSAAVGSGLALGLDLPFGGPGVVRAADGSPEVNAWVVIRPDNTVVIRIARSEMGQGTLTGLAQLVAEELECDWSKVTTEYPTPGQSVARKRAWGDFSTGGSRGIRTSQDYVRKGGATARMMLVQAAANEWNVPVGECSAASSVITHKPSGRTTTYGKVVEAAAKLSPPADVKLKDPKDWRIVGKGVKRLDTADKTTGKMTYGVDVVLPGMLNAAIKDCPVFGGRLKSFDDSKVAAMKGVKKVVKVGDSAVAVVADTWWHAKVALDALPIVWDEGDNAKVSSASIAKWLEEGLDPAQPAFIGNQNGDAKAAVAGAARKIEAVYSYPYQNHATMEPMNATALYTADKCEVWTGTQNGEAAFAAVLEASGLPADKCDVHKLMLGGGFGRRSMTDYVRQAVSIAKQMPGTPIKLIWSREEDMQHGRYHPITQCKLTGAFDADNNLTALQVRLSGQSILFSVRPDALVNGMDPAAFQGLAPQGEAAIGYSLPNLLVEHSMRNPHVPPGFWRGVNVNHNAIYLECFMDELALSAGQDPLEFRRKLMGKHPKHLAVLNAVAEKIGWTTPPPKGVFRGIAQHMGYGSYVAGATEISVTSGNKIKVHRIVAATDPGYAVNPAQIERQIAGSFVYGLSALFYGGLTVKDGRIEENNFDTYNSMRISEMPKVESIIMPSGGFWGGVGEPTICVAAPAVLNAYFAATGKRIRSVPLRNHDISFA; translated from the coding sequence ATGACCCATATGCCAAGCCTCAGCCGCCGCTCTTTCGTCATCGGATCCGCCGCCGTGGGCAGCGGCCTCGCGCTCGGGCTCGACCTGCCGTTCGGCGGTCCCGGCGTGGTGCGCGCCGCCGACGGATCGCCGGAAGTCAACGCCTGGGTGGTGATACGCCCGGACAACACCGTGGTGATCCGCATCGCGCGTTCGGAAATGGGCCAGGGCACCCTGACCGGCCTCGCGCAGCTGGTCGCCGAGGAACTCGAATGCGACTGGTCCAAGGTCACGACGGAATATCCGACGCCGGGCCAGAGCGTCGCCCGCAAGCGCGCCTGGGGCGACTTCTCCACCGGCGGCAGCCGCGGCATCCGCACCTCGCAGGACTATGTCCGCAAGGGCGGCGCCACCGCGCGCATGATGCTGGTGCAGGCCGCCGCCAATGAATGGAACGTGCCGGTCGGCGAATGCAGCGCCGCCAGCAGTGTCATCACCCACAAGCCGTCGGGCCGCACCACCACCTACGGCAAGGTGGTCGAGGCCGCCGCAAAACTTTCGCCACCCGCCGACGTCAAGCTGAAGGACCCCAAGGACTGGCGGATCGTCGGCAAGGGCGTCAAGCGGCTGGACACCGCCGACAAGACCACCGGCAAGATGACCTATGGCGTCGACGTGGTGCTACCGGGCATGCTCAACGCCGCGATCAAGGATTGCCCGGTGTTCGGCGGCAGACTGAAAAGCTTCGACGACTCCAAGGTCGCCGCCATGAAGGGCGTCAAGAAGGTGGTGAAGGTGGGTGACAGCGCAGTCGCCGTGGTCGCCGACACATGGTGGCACGCCAAGGTCGCGCTCGACGCACTGCCCATCGTCTGGGACGAAGGCGACAACGCCAAGGTGTCCAGTGCCTCCATCGCCAAATGGCTCGAGGAAGGCCTCGACCCGGCGCAGCCCGCCTTTATCGGGAACCAGAACGGCGATGCCAAGGCCGCAGTCGCCGGCGCCGCGCGCAAGATCGAGGCGGTCTATTCCTACCCCTACCAGAACCACGCCACCATGGAGCCCATGAACGCTACTGCGCTCTACACGGCGGATAAATGCGAAGTGTGGACCGGCACCCAGAACGGCGAAGCCGCCTTCGCCGCGGTGCTGGAGGCCTCCGGCCTGCCGGCCGACAAATGCGACGTGCACAAGCTGATGCTCGGCGGCGGCTTCGGTCGCCGCAGCATGACCGACTATGTGCGGCAGGCAGTATCGATCGCCAAGCAGATGCCGGGTACGCCGATCAAACTGATCTGGTCGCGCGAAGAGGACATGCAGCACGGCAGGTATCATCCGATCACCCAGTGCAAGCTGACCGGCGCGTTCGACGCCGACAACAATCTGACCGCGCTGCAGGTCCGGCTGTCCGGCCAGTCGATCCTGTTCAGCGTGCGTCCGGATGCGCTGGTCAATGGCATGGATCCGGCGGCGTTCCAGGGCCTTGCGCCGCAGGGCGAGGCGGCGATCGGCTACAGTCTGCCGAACCTGTTGGTCGAACACTCCATGCGCAACCCGCACGTGCCGCCCGGCTTCTGGCGCGGTGTCAACGTCAACCACAATGCCATCTATCTCGAATGCTTCATGGACGAGCTGGCGCTGTCTGCCGGGCAGGACCCGCTCGAATTCCGCCGCAAGCTGATGGGCAAGCACCCCAAGCACCTCGCTGTGCTCAATGCCGTCGCCGAGAAGATCGGCTGGACCACGCCGCCGCCCAAGGGCGTGTTCCGCGGCATCGCCCAGCACATGGGCTATGGCAGCTACGTGGCCGGCGCCACCGAGATCTCGGTGACATCAGGCAACAAGATCAAGGTGCATCGCATCGTTGCCGCCACCGATCCCGGCTACGCCGTCAATCCGGCGCAGATCGAGCGGCAGATCGCTGGCTCCTTCGTCTACGGCCTGTCCGCGCTGTTCTATGGCGGACTCACGGTGAAGGACGGACGCATCGAGGAGAATAACTTCGACACCTACAATTCGATGCGGATCAGCGAAATGCCCAAGGTGGAGTCGATCATCATGCCGAGCGGCGGATTCTGGGGCGGGGTCGGCGAGCCGACCATCTGCGTCGCGGCGCCCGCGGTGCTCAACGCCTATTTCGCCGCCACCGGCAAACGCATCCGCTCGGTGCCGCTGCGCAACCACGACATCAGCTTTGCCTGA
- a CDS encoding c-type cytochrome has translation MALFAIAATPSQAASLPPPGAASCSGCHTTISSATSPVPHLRGRDAGEIVAAMAAFRDGSRPATVMNRIAKGFSDDEVRPIAAWLAAQQQDTR, from the coding sequence ATGGCCCTGTTTGCGATTGCGGCCACGCCGTCGCAGGCAGCATCGCTGCCGCCACCGGGCGCGGCTTCGTGCTCCGGTTGCCACACGACGATCAGTAGTGCGACCTCGCCGGTGCCGCATCTGCGTGGACGCGACGCCGGCGAGATCGTCGCTGCCATGGCAGCGTTTCGCGACGGCTCCAGGCCGGCCACGGTGATGAACCGCATCGCCAAGGGGTTTTCCGACGACGAGGTGCGCCCGATCGCGGCATGGCTCGCTGCACAGCAACAGGACACAAGATGA
- the soxA gene encoding sulfur oxidation c-type cytochrome SoxA yields the protein MKGTGIIAATLLMQAGALGFATEIPPAERRSGATFMTPQTQAIQNDDTANPAMLSVLDGEKLWKDKSGTANLACADCHNDPASMRGVAAHYPAFDATLGRPVNLEQRINLCRSQHQQATPLAYESPELLALTALVARQSRGMAIDAGADPRLAPFVAAGHALFMRRQGQLNLGCSNCHDDNWDKHLAGSAITQAHPTGYPLYRLEWQSIGSLQRRLRNCMAGVRAQAYDYGAPELVELELYLMSRARGMAMDAPALRP from the coding sequence ATGAAAGGCACTGGCATCATCGCGGCAACGCTGCTGATGCAGGCGGGAGCGCTCGGCTTCGCCACCGAGATCCCGCCGGCCGAGCGCCGCTCCGGCGCGACGTTCATGACGCCACAAACGCAGGCGATCCAGAACGACGACACCGCCAATCCCGCCATGCTGTCGGTGCTCGACGGCGAGAAACTGTGGAAGGACAAATCCGGCACGGCGAACCTGGCCTGCGCCGACTGCCACAACGATCCCGCAAGCATGCGCGGCGTCGCGGCGCACTATCCCGCTTTCGATGCGACACTGGGGCGGCCGGTCAATCTCGAGCAGCGCATCAACCTGTGCCGCAGCCAGCACCAGCAGGCCACGCCCCTGGCCTATGAAAGCCCGGAGCTGCTGGCGCTGACCGCCCTGGTCGCCCGGCAATCGCGCGGCATGGCGATCGACGCCGGCGCTGACCCGCGGCTGGCGCCGTTCGTTGCCGCCGGCCACGCGTTGTTCATGCGCCGGCAGGGCCAGCTCAATCTCGGCTGCAGCAATTGCCACGACGACAACTGGGACAAGCACCTCGCCGGTTCCGCCATCACCCAGGCCCATCCGACCGGCTATCCGCTGTACCGGCTGGAATGGCAGTCCATCGGCTCGCTGCAGCGCCGGCTGCGCAACTGCATGGCCGGCGTCCGCGCCCAGGCCTACGACTACGGCGCACCGGAGCTGGTCGAACTGGAGCTCTATCTGATGTCTCGCGCGCGGGGCATGGCGATGGACGCGCCCGCGTTGCGGCCGTGA
- a CDS encoding Ldh family oxidoreductase: MRFTVSEARDLAARVMAGLGHDVADSALIADHLIDCELRGLGYGGLARAISIAERLARTGDHRRAIRTLHETPVSARLDGGDQLGYLVAHRATQIAIDKAEATGIAVVGASDTWYTGMLSYYAEMAAARGLVSVIASNASPWVAPHGATEGRFGTNPICFGFPSADEPVIWDIGTSAIIHAEVTLAGRLGRQLPVDVAFDAEGRPTRDPAAALAGAFAAWGGAKGSGLGIVVQLLGIMAGSKPIPPELAGFGFVIIAMRPDLMGSADEFRANVSAYAEAVRGARPVEGGAPVRMPFDRSRADRQRRRDLDAIEIPDEICRQLDAIVARQPASETS; this comes from the coding sequence ATGAGATTTACCGTCAGTGAGGCCCGCGATCTCGCCGCGCGCGTGATGGCCGGGCTCGGTCACGATGTCGCAGATTCGGCGCTGATCGCCGATCACCTGATCGACTGCGAGCTGCGCGGGCTTGGCTATGGCGGCCTGGCGCGCGCCATCAGTATTGCCGAACGGCTGGCACGCACCGGCGATCATCGCCGCGCCATCCGCACACTGCACGAGACGCCGGTGTCGGCGCGGCTCGATGGCGGCGACCAGCTCGGCTATCTCGTCGCGCACCGCGCCACCCAGATCGCCATCGACAAGGCGGAGGCCACCGGCATCGCCGTGGTCGGCGCCAGCGACACCTGGTACACCGGCATGCTGTCGTACTATGCGGAGATGGCCGCGGCGCGCGGGTTGGTCAGCGTCATCGCATCCAATGCCTCGCCCTGGGTCGCGCCGCACGGCGCCACCGAAGGCCGCTTCGGCACCAACCCGATCTGCTTCGGTTTCCCCAGTGCCGATGAGCCGGTGATCTGGGACATCGGCACCTCCGCGATCATTCACGCCGAGGTGACGCTGGCCGGCCGGCTCGGCCGGCAGCTGCCTGTCGATGTCGCGTTCGACGCGGAAGGCCGGCCGACGCGCGATCCCGCCGCGGCACTCGCCGGCGCCTTTGCCGCCTGGGGTGGCGCCAAGGGATCGGGCCTCGGCATCGTGGTGCAGTTGCTCGGCATCATGGCCGGATCAAAGCCGATCCCGCCGGAGCTCGCCGGCTTCGGCTTCGTCATCATCGCCATGCGGCCGGATCTGATGGGCTCCGCCGACGAATTCCGCGCCAATGTCTCGGCCTATGCCGAAGCGGTGCGTGGCGCGCGGCCGGTCGAGGGCGGCGCGCCGGTGCGGATGCCGTTCGATCGCTCGCGCGCCGATCGCCAGCGCCGTCGCGATCTGGATGCGATCGAAATCCCCGACGAGATCTGTCGCCAGCTCGATGCTATCGTCGCGCGTCAACCTGCGAGTGAGACTTCATGA
- a CDS encoding SDR family oxidoreductase yields MAAQPRSALVTGSTGGLGLAVADSLAAAGFNIILHGLDDPAAMQPATQALTQRHGIGAVYCRADLADLAAVDRLMQAARDAFGGPDVVVNNAVVRHFAPVEDLSIDDWQRSLAVNLTAPLRLIQLALPAMRACDFGRIVNLSSQYGQRGAKGRVDYVTTKTGILGLTRTVALETAGTGITCNAVSPGTLPTPAIAKRIEALAAARNLSHDDAVRDYMKERQPSGRFVELADVGAAIVFLCGPAARDITGAVIPIDGGWSAA; encoded by the coding sequence ATGGCCGCGCAGCCGCGATCGGCGCTGGTCACCGGCTCCACCGGCGGGCTCGGCCTTGCCGTGGCCGACAGTCTGGCGGCGGCCGGCTTCAACATCATCCTGCACGGACTCGACGACCCGGCCGCCATGCAGCCGGCGACGCAAGCGCTGACGCAGCGTCACGGCATCGGCGCGGTCTATTGTCGGGCAGATCTCGCCGATCTCGCCGCGGTGGATCGGCTGATGCAGGCCGCGCGTGACGCGTTCGGCGGGCCCGACGTCGTGGTCAACAATGCCGTGGTGCGCCACTTCGCCCCGGTGGAGGACTTGTCCATCGACGACTGGCAGCGTTCGCTGGCGGTCAACCTCACCGCGCCGCTGCGCCTCATCCAGCTCGCACTGCCCGCCATGCGCGCGTGCGACTTCGGCCGCATCGTCAACCTGTCCTCGCAGTACGGCCAGCGCGGCGCCAAGGGCCGCGTCGACTACGTCACCACCAAGACCGGCATCCTCGGCCTGACCCGCACCGTGGCGCTGGAAACCGCCGGCACCGGCATCACCTGCAATGCCGTCAGTCCCGGCACCCTGCCGACGCCGGCGATCGCCAAGCGCATCGAGGCGCTCGCCGCGGCGCGCAACCTGTCCCACGACGACGCTGTGCGTGACTACATGAAAGAGCGGCAGCCGAGCGGCCGCTTCGTCGAGCTCGCCGATGTCGGCGCCGCCATCGTGTTCCTGTGCGGCCCTGCGGCGCGCGACATCACCGGCGCGGTGATCCCCATCGATGGCGGCTGGTCGGCCGCCTAG
- a CDS encoding NAD(P)/FAD-dependent oxidoreductase, giving the protein MSRLRHPNRREFFGAAMGAAALGFARPALAQGAAKVVVIGGGFGGASCARALRQLDPSIQITLVEPNATYTSCPFSNAVIVGMRPLEAQQFGYGKFAAEGIAVVPQMAAGIDAQARSVKLADGSSLTYDRLVLAPGIDLRFDALEGYDQAAAGKMPHAWKAGEQTTLLRRQLEAMDDGGLVVIAAPANPFRCPPGPYERASLIAWYLKTKKPRSKLIILDAKDAFSKQKLFQSAWAELYPGMVEWVALSQGGKVTSVDPATNTLTTDFGKHTAQVANVIPPQKAGAIAVLAGAVDKTGWCSIDPVSFESRLVPNIHVIGDACIAGAMPKSAFSANAQAKACAGAVVTLLAGNAPPQPKLINTCYSLVTPDYGISIAGVYQPKNGLFADVEGAGGVSPLDAPAAVRAQEAAFADAWFATITAEAFG; this is encoded by the coding sequence ATGAGCCGCTTGCGTCATCCGAACCGGCGGGAGTTTTTCGGCGCGGCGATGGGCGCCGCCGCGCTGGGATTTGCGCGGCCGGCGCTGGCGCAGGGCGCGGCAAAGGTCGTGGTGATCGGCGGCGGTTTCGGCGGCGCCAGTTGCGCCCGCGCGCTGCGGCAACTCGACCCCAGCATCCAGATCACGCTGGTCGAACCCAACGCCACCTACACTTCCTGCCCGTTCAGCAATGCGGTGATCGTCGGAATGCGGCCTCTGGAAGCGCAGCAATTCGGTTACGGAAAGTTCGCGGCCGAGGGCATTGCCGTGGTCCCGCAGATGGCGGCAGGGATCGACGCGCAGGCGCGTAGCGTCAAACTCGCTGACGGCTCGTCGCTGACCTATGACCGGCTGGTCCTGGCGCCGGGCATCGACCTGCGCTTCGACGCGCTGGAGGGCTACGACCAGGCTGCCGCCGGGAAAATGCCGCACGCCTGGAAGGCCGGCGAGCAGACTACGCTGCTGCGCCGCCAGCTCGAGGCGATGGACGATGGCGGTCTGGTGGTGATCGCGGCACCGGCCAATCCGTTCCGCTGTCCGCCCGGCCCCTATGAGCGCGCCAGCCTGATCGCCTGGTATCTGAAGACGAAGAAGCCGCGCTCCAAGCTGATCATCCTCGACGCCAAGGATGCCTTCTCGAAACAGAAACTGTTCCAGAGCGCCTGGGCAGAGCTGTATCCCGGCATGGTGGAATGGGTTGCGCTGTCACAGGGCGGCAAGGTGACGTCGGTCGATCCGGCCACCAACACGCTGACCACCGATTTCGGCAAGCACACCGCGCAGGTCGCCAATGTGATCCCACCGCAGAAAGCCGGCGCGATCGCCGTGCTGGCCGGTGCCGTCGACAAGACCGGCTGGTGCAGTATCGATCCGGTCAGCTTCGAATCGCGGCTGGTGCCGAACATCCATGTCATCGGCGACGCCTGCATCGCCGGCGCGATGCCCAAATCGGCTTTTTCGGCCAATGCCCAGGCCAAGGCCTGCGCCGGCGCGGTGGTCACCCTGCTGGCAGGCAACGCGCCGCCGCAGCCCAAGCTGATCAACACCTGCTACAGCCTGGTGACGCCCGATTACGGCATCTCCATCGCCGGCGTGTACCAGCCCAAGAACGGCCTGTTCGCGGATGTGGAGGGCGCCGGCGGCGTCAGCCCGCTCGATGCGCCGGCCGCGGTACGCGCGCAGGAGGCCGCCTTTGCCGATGCCTGGTTCGCTACCATCACGGCCGAAGCCTTTGGCTAG
- the soxX gene encoding sulfur oxidation c-type cytochrome SoxX, with protein MARAPGIARLLLAALCCIALPGASRAQQLVGYVVEGDAIAASLTGAPGDAARGRALVANRQTTCVLCHAVPQNAAVLQGDLAPGLAGSGSRWSEGQLRLRLVDATRLNPATIMPSYYRVDSLQRVAATWRDRPILSAGQIEDVVAYLTTLRD; from the coding sequence TTGGCTAGAGCACCGGGGATCGCGCGTCTGCTGCTCGCGGCACTGTGTTGCATCGCGCTGCCCGGCGCGTCCCGCGCGCAACAGCTTGTCGGCTACGTGGTCGAGGGCGATGCCATCGCGGCGTCGTTGACCGGCGCACCGGGCGATGCCGCGCGCGGACGCGCGCTGGTCGCCAACCGGCAGACCACCTGCGTGCTGTGCCACGCGGTGCCGCAGAACGCGGCCGTGCTGCAGGGCGATCTGGCGCCGGGTCTCGCGGGCAGCGGCAGCCGCTGGAGCGAGGGACAATTGCGGCTGCGGCTGGTGGATGCGACGCGCCTCAATCCCGCGACCATCATGCCATCCTATTACCGGGTCGACAGCCTGCAGCGGGTGGCGGCGACATGGCGCGACCGGCCGATCCTCTCGGCTGGGCAGATCGAGGACGTGGTGGCCTATCTCACCACGCTGCGGGATTGA
- a CDS encoding SoxY-related AACIE arm protein, with product MSTSTDATRRGFLTMAGGMAAITVTPFALTSAQATPDSLAAAIHAVVGGAVVHAGRVKLDVPPLVENGNTVPVTVSVSSPMTDTDFVRSIHLFNEKNPQPNVGNFFIGPCAGRAEVGTRMRLADTQKIVAIARLSDGSFWSVSADVVVTLAACTEEAS from the coding sequence ATGAGCACGAGCACCGACGCGACACGGCGCGGCTTCCTGACGATGGCTGGCGGCATGGCGGCCATCACCGTCACGCCGTTCGCGCTGACGAGTGCACAGGCGACGCCCGACTCGCTGGCCGCGGCCATCCACGCCGTCGTGGGCGGCGCGGTGGTGCATGCCGGCCGCGTCAAGCTCGACGTGCCGCCGCTGGTGGAGAACGGCAATACCGTGCCGGTCACTGTCAGCGTCTCCAGCCCGATGACGGACACCGACTTCGTGCGCAGCATCCATCTGTTCAACGAGAAGAACCCGCAACCCAATGTGGGAAACTTCTTCATCGGCCCGTGCGCCGGCCGCGCCGAGGTCGGCACCAGGATGCGGCTCGCCGATACCCAGAAGATCGTGGCCATCGCGCGACTGTCGGACGGTTCGTTCTGGTCGGTCAGCGCCGACGTGGTGGTGACTCTGGCCGCCTGCACCGAGGAAGCCAGCTGA
- the soxZ gene encoding thiosulfate oxidation carrier complex protein SoxZ, translating into MPSALINVPPKAKRGDIIEIKALMSHIMETGFRHTVTGEAIPRNIITSFSCRYNGVEIFRAELFPAIAANPFLSFFTVASDSGTLEFNWTGDRGFSETASASIIVE; encoded by the coding sequence ATGCCCTCCGCCCTCATCAACGTGCCGCCGAAGGCCAAGCGCGGCGACATCATCGAGATCAAGGCGCTGATGTCGCATATCATGGAAACCGGCTTCCGCCACACCGTGACCGGCGAGGCCATTCCCCGCAACATCATCACCAGCTTCTCCTGCCGCTACAATGGCGTGGAGATCTTTCGTGCTGAGCTGTTTCCGGCCATCGCCGCCAATCCCTTCCTGTCATTCTTTACGGTCGCCAGCGACAGCGGCACGCTGGAATTCAACTGGACCGGCGACCGCGGCTTTTCCGAAACCGCCTCGGCCTCGATCATCGTCGAATGA
- a CDS encoding (2Fe-2S)-binding protein: protein MPSLTINGKTFEIDAEADTPLLWAIRENAGLTGTKYGCGIAQCGACTVHLDGAATRSCGVTVGEAVGKQIVTIEGLAAGGTLHKVQQAWIDNDVPQCGYCQSGMIMAVTALLRDKPKPSDADIDEAITNICRCGTFQQVREAIHAAASA, encoded by the coding sequence ATGCCAAGCCTCACGATCAACGGCAAGACATTCGAGATCGATGCCGAAGCTGACACGCCCTTGCTGTGGGCTATCCGCGAAAATGCCGGCCTGACCGGCACCAAATATGGTTGCGGCATTGCACAATGCGGCGCCTGCACCGTACATCTCGACGGCGCCGCGACCCGTTCGTGCGGCGTGACCGTCGGCGAGGCCGTCGGCAAGCAGATCGTCACCATCGAGGGACTGGCCGCCGGCGGCACGTTGCACAAGGTGCAGCAGGCCTGGATCGACAACGACGTGCCGCAGTGCGGCTATTGCCAGAGCGGCATGATCATGGCGGTCACCGCGCTGCTGCGCGACAAGCCGAAACCATCCGACGCCGACATCGACGAGGCCATCACCAATATCTGTCGTTGCGGCACCTTCCAGCAGGTGCGCGAAGCGATCCACGCCGCCGCCAGCGCCTGA
- a CDS encoding N-acyl homoserine lactonase family protein produces the protein MTTSSHAMSGIEPFELFAIRYGEHTGRRASDNFIGADVHEAGRNLDYFVWVARRSDKVFVIDTGFNPTSAAQRGRTMLRLPADGVRALGIDPAEVDQVILSHLHHDHAGSLGAFPRACFHVQDAEAAYATGRCMCHGYLRHPFDVEDVVGFVRNVYADRVAFHDGFSELAPGLTLHKVGGHSAGLQIVRVWTKRGWVVVASDATHYYDNMLRGLPFPAVYNVGDMMEGFRTVQALADSSDHIIPGHDPLVMALYPPVSRELDGIAVRLDVAPRVDRG, from the coding sequence ATGACCACGTCATCCCATGCCATGAGCGGCATCGAGCCGTTCGAACTGTTCGCGATCCGCTACGGCGAGCACACCGGCCGCCGCGCCTCCGACAATTTCATCGGTGCCGACGTCCACGAGGCCGGCCGCAACCTCGACTACTTCGTCTGGGTGGCGCGTCGCTCCGACAAGGTGTTCGTCATCGACACCGGCTTCAATCCGACCTCGGCGGCGCAGCGCGGCCGCACCATGCTGCGGCTGCCCGCCGACGGCGTGCGTGCGCTCGGCATCGATCCGGCAGAGGTCGACCAGGTCATCCTCAGCCATCTGCATCACGATCACGCCGGCTCGCTCGGCGCATTCCCGCGCGCCTGCTTCCATGTCCAGGATGCCGAGGCGGCCTATGCCACCGGCCGCTGCATGTGCCACGGCTATCTGCGCCATCCCTTCGATGTAGAAGACGTCGTCGGCTTCGTGCGCAACGTCTATGCCGACCGCGTCGCGTTCCACGACGGCTTTTCCGAACTGGCGCCGGGGCTCACGCTGCACAAGGTCGGCGGCCATTCGGCGGGACTGCAGATCGTGCGGGTGTGGACGAAGCGCGGCTGGGTCGTGGTGGCGTCGGACGCCACGCACTATTACGACAATATGCTGCGCGGCCTGCCGTTTCCCGCGGTCTACAATGTCGGCGACATGATGGAGGGGTTTCGCACCGTACAGGCGCTGGCGGATAGCTCCGATCACATCATCCCCGGCCACGATCCTCTGGTGATGGCGCTGTATCCGCCGGTGTCGCGCGAACTCGACGGCATTGCGGTGCGGCTCGACGTGGCGCCGCGCGTGGACCGCGGCTGA
- a CDS encoding MmgE/PrpD family protein — translation MKTTPTVTHALAQLISAMQWEDLPEAVRGAARRSLLNGIGTAFGSARAPVVVTLAQTLQCFSDHRHAMLVGGTRRMDAGSAAFVNAVASNLLDFDDTHLPTIIHPTAPVAFAALALAEWRGLSGRQLLQAFVAGGETACRIGLGVSPGHYARGWHITSTCGVFGAAAACARLLGLDAARTAHALGIAASLSAGLVENLPTAGKNASVGNTARSGMLAAMLAEAGQQAAPTAIEGPLGWARACGDTPDIDAMIGELGTRWEFASNTFKPYPAGIVMHAVIDACLDLRAAHALKPDDIDAVNVTGDTLLLARGDRVVNTAGDARVSVHHCAAVALLLGRAGVHEFSDTVVFDADVVAMRSRVSAVRDDTMPVGAARVGIACRDGRKLSMEVVAARGSLARPLTDADIEAKFRACARDGAPGIDSTRAIETIRALEHAPDLGDLVAALSG, via the coding sequence ATGAAAACCACGCCAACCGTCACCCATGCCCTCGCGCAGTTGATTTCCGCGATGCAGTGGGAGGACCTCCCCGAAGCCGTCCGTGGGGCTGCGCGACGCTCGCTGCTGAACGGCATCGGTACCGCATTCGGTTCGGCGCGCGCGCCGGTGGTCGTCACGCTGGCGCAGACGCTGCAATGCTTTTCCGATCACCGGCACGCCATGCTGGTTGGCGGCACCAGGCGAATGGACGCCGGCAGCGCCGCCTTCGTCAACGCGGTGGCCAGCAACCTGCTCGACTTCGACGATACCCATCTGCCCACCATCATCCATCCCACCGCGCCAGTGGCTTTCGCGGCGCTGGCGCTGGCGGAATGGCGCGGCCTGTCGGGCCGGCAACTGCTCCAGGCCTTCGTCGCCGGCGGCGAGACCGCCTGCCGCATCGGGCTCGGCGTCTCACCGGGCCATTACGCGCGCGGCTGGCACATTACCTCAACCTGTGGCGTGTTTGGCGCGGCAGCCGCCTGCGCGCGCCTGCTCGGCCTCGATGCCGCGCGCACCGCCCACGCGCTGGGCATCGCCGCCAGCCTGTCCGCCGGGCTGGTGGAAAATCTCCCGACAGCAGGCAAGAACGCCAGCGTCGGCAACACCGCGCGCAGCGGCATGCTCGCCGCGATGCTCGCCGAAGCCGGCCAGCAGGCCGCGCCGACCGCGATCGAGGGGCCGCTCGGCTGGGCGCGCGCCTGCGGCGACACGCCGGATATCGACGCGATGATCGGCGAGCTCGGCACGCGCTGGGAGTTTGCGAGCAACACCTTCAAGCCCTACCCGGCCGGCATTGTCATGCATGCGGTGATCGACGCCTGCCTCGACCTGCGCGCCGCCCACGCGCTCAAGCCTGACGACATCGATGCGGTGAACGTCACCGGCGACACGCTGCTGCTGGCGCGCGGCGACCGCGTGGTGAACACCGCCGGCGACGCCCGCGTCAGTGTCCATCACTGTGCCGCAGTGGCGCTGCTGCTGGGCCGTGCGGGCGTCCATGAGTTCTCCGACACCGTCGTGTTCGACGCCGATGTCGTTGCGATGCGCAGCAGGGTGAGTGCGGTCCGCGACGACACCATGCCGGTCGGCGCCGCGCGCGTCGGCATCGCCTGCCGCGACGGCCGCAAGCTGTCGATGGAGGTCGTCGCCGCGCGCGGCAGCCTGGCACGGCCACTCACCGACGCCGATATCGAAGCCAAGTTTCGCGCCTGCGCGCGCGACGGCGCGCCCGGCATCGACAGCACGAGAGCGATCGAGACGATCCGAGCGCTCGAACATGCGCCGGATCTCGGCGATCTCGTCGCGGCACTGTCGGGCTAG